The following are encoded together in the Salvia hispanica cultivar TCC Black 2014 chromosome 6, UniMelb_Shisp_WGS_1.0, whole genome shotgun sequence genome:
- the LOC125194206 gene encoding eukaryotic peptide chain release factor GTP-binding subunit ERF3A isoform X3: MSESATTHPTQDIADDIKALQLDSAEDTVMANTEDWKHDIIVNPDTSGAEDAVMANTEAGKPDTSVNHDKTDVDDAVMATSEDGKHDTTDGVKEKESIPLDDVEDVDEQTKRHLNVVFIGHVDAGKSTIGGQILYLSGQVDERTIQKYEKEAKDKSRESWYMAYIMDTNEEERVKGKTVEVGRAHFETETTRFTILDAPGHKSYVPNMISGASQADIGVLVISARKGEFETGYERGGQTREHVQLAKTLGVSKLLVVVNKMDEPTVKWSKERFDEIESKMSLFLKSSGYNVKKDVQFLPISGLMGTNMKTRMGKDICPWWNGTCLFEALDAIEIPPRDPKGPFRMPIIDKFKDMGTVVMGKIESGTVRDGDTMVVMPNKVQVKVLAIFCDENRVRRAGPGENLRVRLSGIEEEDIIGGFVLSSVARPVAAVSEFLAQLSILELLDNAIFCAGYKAVLHIHSVVEECEIVELTQQIDPKTRKRLKKKPLFVKKGAVVECRVQVNNMICIEKYSDFPQLGRFTLRTEGKTVAVGKVTGLTSSESA; encoded by the exons ATGTCGGAATCGGCCACCACGCATCCGACGCAGG ATATCGCGGATGATATCAAGGCTCTGCAACTCGATTCAGCTG AGGATACTGTGATGGCTAACACAGAAGACTGGAAGCATGATATAATTGTAAATCCCGATACCAGCGGAG CAGAGGATGCTGTGATGGCGAATACAGAAGCTGGGAAGCCTGATACATCTGTAAATCATGACAAGACGGATGTAG ACGATGCTGTGATGGCTACTTCAGAAGATGGGAAGCATGATACAACAGATGGAG TGAAAGAGAAGGAAAGCATTCCTTTGGATGATGTCGAGGATGTGGATGAGCAGACAAAGAGACACTTGAATGTTGTATTCATTGGTCATGTTG ATGCTGGGAAGTCCACAATTGGAGGGCAAATTCTTTATCTTAGTGGGCAAGTTGATGAACGCACAATACAAAAGTATGAGAAAGAAGCTAAGGACAAAAGTAGGGAGAGTTG GTATATGGCATATATCATGGACACAAACGAAGAAGAGAGGGTTAAG GGGAAAACTGTTGAAGTCGGGAGAGCTCACTTTGAGACAGAAACCACAAGGTTTACAATATTGGATGCCCCG GGACACAAAAGCTATGTGCCGAACATGATCAGCGGAGCATCTCAAGCAGATATAGGTGTACTA GTGATTTCAGCTCGAAAGGGAGAATTTGAAACTGGTTATGAGAGAGGTGGACAGACACGTGAACATGTCCAGCTAGCAAAAACCTTGGGAGTTTCTAAGCTTCTTGTCGTTGTCAACAAAATGGACGAGCCTACTGTGAAGTGGTCCAAAGAGAG ATTTGATGAGATTGAGTCAAAAATGTCTCTATTTTTGAAATCCTCAGGTTATAATGTGAAAAAAG ATGTTCAGTTTCTCCCAATATCTGGTCTTATGGGCACAAATATGAAGACTAGAATGGGCAAAGATATATGTCCATGGTGGAACGGTACATGTCTTTTTGAAGCTCTTGATGCTATTGAAATTCCACCACGTGATCCCAAAGGTCCTTTCAG AATGCCTATTATCGACAAATTTAAGGACATGGGAACTGTTGTCATGGGGAAAATAGAATCTGGGACCGTCCGTGATGGGGACACTATGGTAGTCATGCCTAATAAG GTACAAGTTAAAGTTCTTGCCATTTTCTGTGATGAAAATAGAGTGAGGCGTGCTGGACCTGGTGAAAACTTGCGTGTCAGGTTGTCGGGGATTGAAGAAGAGGATATTATCGGCGGGTTTGTTTTAAGTAGCGTTG CAAGACCAGTAGCTGCTGTATCAGAGTTTCTTGCCCAGCTGTCAATTTTGGAGTTACTCGACAAT GCAATTTTTTGTGCTGGGTACAAGGCTGTTCTACACATCCATTCTGTTGTGGAAGAATGTGAGATTGTTGAGTTGACACAGCAAATTGATCCAAAAACCAGAAAACGTTTGAAAAAGAAACCactttttgttaaaaaaggtgCTGTTGTGGAATGCCGCGTTCAG GTGAACAACATGATTTGCATTGAGAAGTACTCGGACTTTCCACAGCTTGGGCGGTTTACTCTCCGCACTGAAG GGAAAACTGTTGCTGTGGGAAAAGTAACTGGGCTGACTTCAAGTGAGAGCGCTTAA
- the LOC125194206 gene encoding eukaryotic peptide chain release factor GTP-binding subunit ERF3A isoform X1 — protein sequence MSESATTHPTQDIADDIKALQLDSAAEDTVMANTEDWKHDIIVNPDTSGAEDAVMANTEAGKPDTSVNHDKTDVDDAVMATSEDGKHDTTDGVKEKESIPLDDVEDVDEQTKRHLNVVFIGHVDAGKSTIGGQILYLSGQVDERTIQKYEKEAKDKSRESWYMAYIMDTNEEERVKGKTVEVGRAHFETETTRFTILDAPGHKSYVPNMISGASQADIGVLVISARKGEFETGYERGGQTREHVQLAKTLGVSKLLVVVNKMDEPTVKWSKERFDEIESKMSLFLKSSGYNVKKDVQFLPISGLMGTNMKTRMGKDICPWWNGTCLFEALDAIEIPPRDPKGPFRMPIIDKFKDMGTVVMGKIESGTVRDGDTMVVMPNKVQVKVLAIFCDENRVRRAGPGENLRVRLSGIEEEDIIGGFVLSSVARPVAAVSEFLAQLSILELLDNAIFCAGYKAVLHIHSVVEECEIVELTQQIDPKTRKRLKKKPLFVKKGAVVECRVQVNNMICIEKYSDFPQLGRFTLRTEGKTVAVGKVTGLTSSESA from the exons ATGTCGGAATCGGCCACCACGCATCCGACGCAGG ATATCGCGGATGATATCAAGGCTCTGCAACTCGATTCAGCTG CAGAGGATACTGTGATGGCTAACACAGAAGACTGGAAGCATGATATAATTGTAAATCCCGATACCAGCGGAG CAGAGGATGCTGTGATGGCGAATACAGAAGCTGGGAAGCCTGATACATCTGTAAATCATGACAAGACGGATGTAG ACGATGCTGTGATGGCTACTTCAGAAGATGGGAAGCATGATACAACAGATGGAG TGAAAGAGAAGGAAAGCATTCCTTTGGATGATGTCGAGGATGTGGATGAGCAGACAAAGAGACACTTGAATGTTGTATTCATTGGTCATGTTG ATGCTGGGAAGTCCACAATTGGAGGGCAAATTCTTTATCTTAGTGGGCAAGTTGATGAACGCACAATACAAAAGTATGAGAAAGAAGCTAAGGACAAAAGTAGGGAGAGTTG GTATATGGCATATATCATGGACACAAACGAAGAAGAGAGGGTTAAG GGGAAAACTGTTGAAGTCGGGAGAGCTCACTTTGAGACAGAAACCACAAGGTTTACAATATTGGATGCCCCG GGACACAAAAGCTATGTGCCGAACATGATCAGCGGAGCATCTCAAGCAGATATAGGTGTACTA GTGATTTCAGCTCGAAAGGGAGAATTTGAAACTGGTTATGAGAGAGGTGGACAGACACGTGAACATGTCCAGCTAGCAAAAACCTTGGGAGTTTCTAAGCTTCTTGTCGTTGTCAACAAAATGGACGAGCCTACTGTGAAGTGGTCCAAAGAGAG ATTTGATGAGATTGAGTCAAAAATGTCTCTATTTTTGAAATCCTCAGGTTATAATGTGAAAAAAG ATGTTCAGTTTCTCCCAATATCTGGTCTTATGGGCACAAATATGAAGACTAGAATGGGCAAAGATATATGTCCATGGTGGAACGGTACATGTCTTTTTGAAGCTCTTGATGCTATTGAAATTCCACCACGTGATCCCAAAGGTCCTTTCAG AATGCCTATTATCGACAAATTTAAGGACATGGGAACTGTTGTCATGGGGAAAATAGAATCTGGGACCGTCCGTGATGGGGACACTATGGTAGTCATGCCTAATAAG GTACAAGTTAAAGTTCTTGCCATTTTCTGTGATGAAAATAGAGTGAGGCGTGCTGGACCTGGTGAAAACTTGCGTGTCAGGTTGTCGGGGATTGAAGAAGAGGATATTATCGGCGGGTTTGTTTTAAGTAGCGTTG CAAGACCAGTAGCTGCTGTATCAGAGTTTCTTGCCCAGCTGTCAATTTTGGAGTTACTCGACAAT GCAATTTTTTGTGCTGGGTACAAGGCTGTTCTACACATCCATTCTGTTGTGGAAGAATGTGAGATTGTTGAGTTGACACAGCAAATTGATCCAAAAACCAGAAAACGTTTGAAAAAGAAACCactttttgttaaaaaaggtgCTGTTGTGGAATGCCGCGTTCAG GTGAACAACATGATTTGCATTGAGAAGTACTCGGACTTTCCACAGCTTGGGCGGTTTACTCTCCGCACTGAAG GGAAAACTGTTGCTGTGGGAAAAGTAACTGGGCTGACTTCAAGTGAGAGCGCTTAA
- the LOC125194206 gene encoding eukaryotic peptide chain release factor GTP-binding subunit ERF3A isoform X4, with protein MSESATTHPTQDIADDIKALQLDSAEDTVMANTEDWKHDIIVNPDTSGEDAVMANTEAGKPDTSVNHDKTDVDDAVMATSEDGKHDTTDGVKEKESIPLDDVEDVDEQTKRHLNVVFIGHVDAGKSTIGGQILYLSGQVDERTIQKYEKEAKDKSRESWYMAYIMDTNEEERVKGKTVEVGRAHFETETTRFTILDAPGHKSYVPNMISGASQADIGVLVISARKGEFETGYERGGQTREHVQLAKTLGVSKLLVVVNKMDEPTVKWSKERFDEIESKMSLFLKSSGYNVKKDVQFLPISGLMGTNMKTRMGKDICPWWNGTCLFEALDAIEIPPRDPKGPFRMPIIDKFKDMGTVVMGKIESGTVRDGDTMVVMPNKVQVKVLAIFCDENRVRRAGPGENLRVRLSGIEEEDIIGGFVLSSVARPVAAVSEFLAQLSILELLDNAIFCAGYKAVLHIHSVVEECEIVELTQQIDPKTRKRLKKKPLFVKKGAVVECRVQVNNMICIEKYSDFPQLGRFTLRTEGKTVAVGKVTGLTSSESA; from the exons ATGTCGGAATCGGCCACCACGCATCCGACGCAGG ATATCGCGGATGATATCAAGGCTCTGCAACTCGATTCAGCTG AGGATACTGTGATGGCTAACACAGAAGACTGGAAGCATGATATAATTGTAAATCCCGATACCAGCGGAG AGGATGCTGTGATGGCGAATACAGAAGCTGGGAAGCCTGATACATCTGTAAATCATGACAAGACGGATGTAG ACGATGCTGTGATGGCTACTTCAGAAGATGGGAAGCATGATACAACAGATGGAG TGAAAGAGAAGGAAAGCATTCCTTTGGATGATGTCGAGGATGTGGATGAGCAGACAAAGAGACACTTGAATGTTGTATTCATTGGTCATGTTG ATGCTGGGAAGTCCACAATTGGAGGGCAAATTCTTTATCTTAGTGGGCAAGTTGATGAACGCACAATACAAAAGTATGAGAAAGAAGCTAAGGACAAAAGTAGGGAGAGTTG GTATATGGCATATATCATGGACACAAACGAAGAAGAGAGGGTTAAG GGGAAAACTGTTGAAGTCGGGAGAGCTCACTTTGAGACAGAAACCACAAGGTTTACAATATTGGATGCCCCG GGACACAAAAGCTATGTGCCGAACATGATCAGCGGAGCATCTCAAGCAGATATAGGTGTACTA GTGATTTCAGCTCGAAAGGGAGAATTTGAAACTGGTTATGAGAGAGGTGGACAGACACGTGAACATGTCCAGCTAGCAAAAACCTTGGGAGTTTCTAAGCTTCTTGTCGTTGTCAACAAAATGGACGAGCCTACTGTGAAGTGGTCCAAAGAGAG ATTTGATGAGATTGAGTCAAAAATGTCTCTATTTTTGAAATCCTCAGGTTATAATGTGAAAAAAG ATGTTCAGTTTCTCCCAATATCTGGTCTTATGGGCACAAATATGAAGACTAGAATGGGCAAAGATATATGTCCATGGTGGAACGGTACATGTCTTTTTGAAGCTCTTGATGCTATTGAAATTCCACCACGTGATCCCAAAGGTCCTTTCAG AATGCCTATTATCGACAAATTTAAGGACATGGGAACTGTTGTCATGGGGAAAATAGAATCTGGGACCGTCCGTGATGGGGACACTATGGTAGTCATGCCTAATAAG GTACAAGTTAAAGTTCTTGCCATTTTCTGTGATGAAAATAGAGTGAGGCGTGCTGGACCTGGTGAAAACTTGCGTGTCAGGTTGTCGGGGATTGAAGAAGAGGATATTATCGGCGGGTTTGTTTTAAGTAGCGTTG CAAGACCAGTAGCTGCTGTATCAGAGTTTCTTGCCCAGCTGTCAATTTTGGAGTTACTCGACAAT GCAATTTTTTGTGCTGGGTACAAGGCTGTTCTACACATCCATTCTGTTGTGGAAGAATGTGAGATTGTTGAGTTGACACAGCAAATTGATCCAAAAACCAGAAAACGTTTGAAAAAGAAACCactttttgttaaaaaaggtgCTGTTGTGGAATGCCGCGTTCAG GTGAACAACATGATTTGCATTGAGAAGTACTCGGACTTTCCACAGCTTGGGCGGTTTACTCTCCGCACTGAAG GGAAAACTGTTGCTGTGGGAAAAGTAACTGGGCTGACTTCAAGTGAGAGCGCTTAA
- the LOC125194206 gene encoding eukaryotic peptide chain release factor GTP-binding subunit ERF3A isoform X5: protein MSESATTHPTQDIADDIKALQLDSAAEDAVMANTEAGKPDTSVNHDKTDVDDAVMATSEDGKHDTTDGVKEKESIPLDDVEDVDEQTKRHLNVVFIGHVDAGKSTIGGQILYLSGQVDERTIQKYEKEAKDKSRESWYMAYIMDTNEEERVKGKTVEVGRAHFETETTRFTILDAPGHKSYVPNMISGASQADIGVLVISARKGEFETGYERGGQTREHVQLAKTLGVSKLLVVVNKMDEPTVKWSKERFDEIESKMSLFLKSSGYNVKKDVQFLPISGLMGTNMKTRMGKDICPWWNGTCLFEALDAIEIPPRDPKGPFRMPIIDKFKDMGTVVMGKIESGTVRDGDTMVVMPNKVQVKVLAIFCDENRVRRAGPGENLRVRLSGIEEEDIIGGFVLSSVARPVAAVSEFLAQLSILELLDNAIFCAGYKAVLHIHSVVEECEIVELTQQIDPKTRKRLKKKPLFVKKGAVVECRVQVNNMICIEKYSDFPQLGRFTLRTEGKTVAVGKVTGLTSSESA, encoded by the exons ATGTCGGAATCGGCCACCACGCATCCGACGCAGG ATATCGCGGATGATATCAAGGCTCTGCAACTCGATTCAGCTG CAGAGGATGCTGTGATGGCGAATACAGAAGCTGGGAAGCCTGATACATCTGTAAATCATGACAAGACGGATGTAG ACGATGCTGTGATGGCTACTTCAGAAGATGGGAAGCATGATACAACAGATGGAG TGAAAGAGAAGGAAAGCATTCCTTTGGATGATGTCGAGGATGTGGATGAGCAGACAAAGAGACACTTGAATGTTGTATTCATTGGTCATGTTG ATGCTGGGAAGTCCACAATTGGAGGGCAAATTCTTTATCTTAGTGGGCAAGTTGATGAACGCACAATACAAAAGTATGAGAAAGAAGCTAAGGACAAAAGTAGGGAGAGTTG GTATATGGCATATATCATGGACACAAACGAAGAAGAGAGGGTTAAG GGGAAAACTGTTGAAGTCGGGAGAGCTCACTTTGAGACAGAAACCACAAGGTTTACAATATTGGATGCCCCG GGACACAAAAGCTATGTGCCGAACATGATCAGCGGAGCATCTCAAGCAGATATAGGTGTACTA GTGATTTCAGCTCGAAAGGGAGAATTTGAAACTGGTTATGAGAGAGGTGGACAGACACGTGAACATGTCCAGCTAGCAAAAACCTTGGGAGTTTCTAAGCTTCTTGTCGTTGTCAACAAAATGGACGAGCCTACTGTGAAGTGGTCCAAAGAGAG ATTTGATGAGATTGAGTCAAAAATGTCTCTATTTTTGAAATCCTCAGGTTATAATGTGAAAAAAG ATGTTCAGTTTCTCCCAATATCTGGTCTTATGGGCACAAATATGAAGACTAGAATGGGCAAAGATATATGTCCATGGTGGAACGGTACATGTCTTTTTGAAGCTCTTGATGCTATTGAAATTCCACCACGTGATCCCAAAGGTCCTTTCAG AATGCCTATTATCGACAAATTTAAGGACATGGGAACTGTTGTCATGGGGAAAATAGAATCTGGGACCGTCCGTGATGGGGACACTATGGTAGTCATGCCTAATAAG GTACAAGTTAAAGTTCTTGCCATTTTCTGTGATGAAAATAGAGTGAGGCGTGCTGGACCTGGTGAAAACTTGCGTGTCAGGTTGTCGGGGATTGAAGAAGAGGATATTATCGGCGGGTTTGTTTTAAGTAGCGTTG CAAGACCAGTAGCTGCTGTATCAGAGTTTCTTGCCCAGCTGTCAATTTTGGAGTTACTCGACAAT GCAATTTTTTGTGCTGGGTACAAGGCTGTTCTACACATCCATTCTGTTGTGGAAGAATGTGAGATTGTTGAGTTGACACAGCAAATTGATCCAAAAACCAGAAAACGTTTGAAAAAGAAACCactttttgttaaaaaaggtgCTGTTGTGGAATGCCGCGTTCAG GTGAACAACATGATTTGCATTGAGAAGTACTCGGACTTTCCACAGCTTGGGCGGTTTACTCTCCGCACTGAAG GGAAAACTGTTGCTGTGGGAAAAGTAACTGGGCTGACTTCAAGTGAGAGCGCTTAA
- the LOC125194206 gene encoding eukaryotic peptide chain release factor GTP-binding subunit ERF3A isoform X6: MSESATTHPTQDIADDIKALQLDSAEDAVMANTEAGKPDTSVNHDKTDVDDAVMATSEDGKHDTTDGVKEKESIPLDDVEDVDEQTKRHLNVVFIGHVDAGKSTIGGQILYLSGQVDERTIQKYEKEAKDKSRESWYMAYIMDTNEEERVKGKTVEVGRAHFETETTRFTILDAPGHKSYVPNMISGASQADIGVLVISARKGEFETGYERGGQTREHVQLAKTLGVSKLLVVVNKMDEPTVKWSKERFDEIESKMSLFLKSSGYNVKKDVQFLPISGLMGTNMKTRMGKDICPWWNGTCLFEALDAIEIPPRDPKGPFRMPIIDKFKDMGTVVMGKIESGTVRDGDTMVVMPNKVQVKVLAIFCDENRVRRAGPGENLRVRLSGIEEEDIIGGFVLSSVARPVAAVSEFLAQLSILELLDNAIFCAGYKAVLHIHSVVEECEIVELTQQIDPKTRKRLKKKPLFVKKGAVVECRVQVNNMICIEKYSDFPQLGRFTLRTEGKTVAVGKVTGLTSSESA, translated from the exons ATGTCGGAATCGGCCACCACGCATCCGACGCAGG ATATCGCGGATGATATCAAGGCTCTGCAACTCGATTCAGCTG AGGATGCTGTGATGGCGAATACAGAAGCTGGGAAGCCTGATACATCTGTAAATCATGACAAGACGGATGTAG ACGATGCTGTGATGGCTACTTCAGAAGATGGGAAGCATGATACAACAGATGGAG TGAAAGAGAAGGAAAGCATTCCTTTGGATGATGTCGAGGATGTGGATGAGCAGACAAAGAGACACTTGAATGTTGTATTCATTGGTCATGTTG ATGCTGGGAAGTCCACAATTGGAGGGCAAATTCTTTATCTTAGTGGGCAAGTTGATGAACGCACAATACAAAAGTATGAGAAAGAAGCTAAGGACAAAAGTAGGGAGAGTTG GTATATGGCATATATCATGGACACAAACGAAGAAGAGAGGGTTAAG GGGAAAACTGTTGAAGTCGGGAGAGCTCACTTTGAGACAGAAACCACAAGGTTTACAATATTGGATGCCCCG GGACACAAAAGCTATGTGCCGAACATGATCAGCGGAGCATCTCAAGCAGATATAGGTGTACTA GTGATTTCAGCTCGAAAGGGAGAATTTGAAACTGGTTATGAGAGAGGTGGACAGACACGTGAACATGTCCAGCTAGCAAAAACCTTGGGAGTTTCTAAGCTTCTTGTCGTTGTCAACAAAATGGACGAGCCTACTGTGAAGTGGTCCAAAGAGAG ATTTGATGAGATTGAGTCAAAAATGTCTCTATTTTTGAAATCCTCAGGTTATAATGTGAAAAAAG ATGTTCAGTTTCTCCCAATATCTGGTCTTATGGGCACAAATATGAAGACTAGAATGGGCAAAGATATATGTCCATGGTGGAACGGTACATGTCTTTTTGAAGCTCTTGATGCTATTGAAATTCCACCACGTGATCCCAAAGGTCCTTTCAG AATGCCTATTATCGACAAATTTAAGGACATGGGAACTGTTGTCATGGGGAAAATAGAATCTGGGACCGTCCGTGATGGGGACACTATGGTAGTCATGCCTAATAAG GTACAAGTTAAAGTTCTTGCCATTTTCTGTGATGAAAATAGAGTGAGGCGTGCTGGACCTGGTGAAAACTTGCGTGTCAGGTTGTCGGGGATTGAAGAAGAGGATATTATCGGCGGGTTTGTTTTAAGTAGCGTTG CAAGACCAGTAGCTGCTGTATCAGAGTTTCTTGCCCAGCTGTCAATTTTGGAGTTACTCGACAAT GCAATTTTTTGTGCTGGGTACAAGGCTGTTCTACACATCCATTCTGTTGTGGAAGAATGTGAGATTGTTGAGTTGACACAGCAAATTGATCCAAAAACCAGAAAACGTTTGAAAAAGAAACCactttttgttaaaaaaggtgCTGTTGTGGAATGCCGCGTTCAG GTGAACAACATGATTTGCATTGAGAAGTACTCGGACTTTCCACAGCTTGGGCGGTTTACTCTCCGCACTGAAG GGAAAACTGTTGCTGTGGGAAAAGTAACTGGGCTGACTTCAAGTGAGAGCGCTTAA
- the LOC125194206 gene encoding eukaryotic peptide chain release factor GTP-binding subunit ERF3A isoform X2, with protein sequence MSESATTHPTQDIADDIKALQLDSAAEDTVMANTEDWKHDIIVNPDTSGEDAVMANTEAGKPDTSVNHDKTDVDDAVMATSEDGKHDTTDGVKEKESIPLDDVEDVDEQTKRHLNVVFIGHVDAGKSTIGGQILYLSGQVDERTIQKYEKEAKDKSRESWYMAYIMDTNEEERVKGKTVEVGRAHFETETTRFTILDAPGHKSYVPNMISGASQADIGVLVISARKGEFETGYERGGQTREHVQLAKTLGVSKLLVVVNKMDEPTVKWSKERFDEIESKMSLFLKSSGYNVKKDVQFLPISGLMGTNMKTRMGKDICPWWNGTCLFEALDAIEIPPRDPKGPFRMPIIDKFKDMGTVVMGKIESGTVRDGDTMVVMPNKVQVKVLAIFCDENRVRRAGPGENLRVRLSGIEEEDIIGGFVLSSVARPVAAVSEFLAQLSILELLDNAIFCAGYKAVLHIHSVVEECEIVELTQQIDPKTRKRLKKKPLFVKKGAVVECRVQVNNMICIEKYSDFPQLGRFTLRTEGKTVAVGKVTGLTSSESA encoded by the exons ATGTCGGAATCGGCCACCACGCATCCGACGCAGG ATATCGCGGATGATATCAAGGCTCTGCAACTCGATTCAGCTG CAGAGGATACTGTGATGGCTAACACAGAAGACTGGAAGCATGATATAATTGTAAATCCCGATACCAGCGGAG AGGATGCTGTGATGGCGAATACAGAAGCTGGGAAGCCTGATACATCTGTAAATCATGACAAGACGGATGTAG ACGATGCTGTGATGGCTACTTCAGAAGATGGGAAGCATGATACAACAGATGGAG TGAAAGAGAAGGAAAGCATTCCTTTGGATGATGTCGAGGATGTGGATGAGCAGACAAAGAGACACTTGAATGTTGTATTCATTGGTCATGTTG ATGCTGGGAAGTCCACAATTGGAGGGCAAATTCTTTATCTTAGTGGGCAAGTTGATGAACGCACAATACAAAAGTATGAGAAAGAAGCTAAGGACAAAAGTAGGGAGAGTTG GTATATGGCATATATCATGGACACAAACGAAGAAGAGAGGGTTAAG GGGAAAACTGTTGAAGTCGGGAGAGCTCACTTTGAGACAGAAACCACAAGGTTTACAATATTGGATGCCCCG GGACACAAAAGCTATGTGCCGAACATGATCAGCGGAGCATCTCAAGCAGATATAGGTGTACTA GTGATTTCAGCTCGAAAGGGAGAATTTGAAACTGGTTATGAGAGAGGTGGACAGACACGTGAACATGTCCAGCTAGCAAAAACCTTGGGAGTTTCTAAGCTTCTTGTCGTTGTCAACAAAATGGACGAGCCTACTGTGAAGTGGTCCAAAGAGAG ATTTGATGAGATTGAGTCAAAAATGTCTCTATTTTTGAAATCCTCAGGTTATAATGTGAAAAAAG ATGTTCAGTTTCTCCCAATATCTGGTCTTATGGGCACAAATATGAAGACTAGAATGGGCAAAGATATATGTCCATGGTGGAACGGTACATGTCTTTTTGAAGCTCTTGATGCTATTGAAATTCCACCACGTGATCCCAAAGGTCCTTTCAG AATGCCTATTATCGACAAATTTAAGGACATGGGAACTGTTGTCATGGGGAAAATAGAATCTGGGACCGTCCGTGATGGGGACACTATGGTAGTCATGCCTAATAAG GTACAAGTTAAAGTTCTTGCCATTTTCTGTGATGAAAATAGAGTGAGGCGTGCTGGACCTGGTGAAAACTTGCGTGTCAGGTTGTCGGGGATTGAAGAAGAGGATATTATCGGCGGGTTTGTTTTAAGTAGCGTTG CAAGACCAGTAGCTGCTGTATCAGAGTTTCTTGCCCAGCTGTCAATTTTGGAGTTACTCGACAAT GCAATTTTTTGTGCTGGGTACAAGGCTGTTCTACACATCCATTCTGTTGTGGAAGAATGTGAGATTGTTGAGTTGACACAGCAAATTGATCCAAAAACCAGAAAACGTTTGAAAAAGAAACCactttttgttaaaaaaggtgCTGTTGTGGAATGCCGCGTTCAG GTGAACAACATGATTTGCATTGAGAAGTACTCGGACTTTCCACAGCTTGGGCGGTTTACTCTCCGCACTGAAG GGAAAACTGTTGCTGTGGGAAAAGTAACTGGGCTGACTTCAAGTGAGAGCGCTTAA